A window of the Archocentrus centrarchus isolate MPI-CPG fArcCen1 chromosome 17, fArcCen1, whole genome shotgun sequence genome harbors these coding sequences:
- the gpsm2 gene encoding G-protein-signaling modulator 2 isoform X1, which yields MDTSGSVVSTRAEEQSFHVRYRMEVSCLELALEGERLCKVGDYKAGVSFFEAAIQVGTEDLQVLSAIYSQLGNAYFHLHDYAKALEFHRHDLTLTRTIGDLVGEAKASGNLGNTLKVLGRFDEAVVCCQRHLDIAADMNDKVGQARALYNFGNVYHAKGKSICWSGAEPGDFPEDVMMALRKAAEYYEANLAIVKELGDRAAQGRTYGNLGNTHYLLGNFHKAVASHEQRLLIAKEFGDRSAERRAYCNLGNAYIFLGEFEVAAEHYKKTLQLARQLKDRAVEAQACYSLGNTYTLLQDYERAIDYHLKHLIIAQDLNDRIGEGRACWSLGNAYTALGNHDQAMHFAEKHLEICKETGDRSGELTARMNVSDLQTVLGLSYSTNASTVSENKDIDYNLHGARPRMSKRHSMENLELMKLTPDKVNGQKWTSDILTKQSKPSLAKSSSKLFFVSRLRGKKYKSGGSSKVLQDTSNTLDTSQTSTQGPQKRLSPDMLGDDGFFDLLSRFQSNRMDDQRCSIQDRGSRLSLNSGPESPPRTIRKSMSESANVSSAQGRRLEESSAAGGSLPGLRFNQNSNQAVLSHLMANADSTEPDDDFFDMLVKCQGSRLDDQRCAPPPPPVRGPTVPDEDFFSLIMRSQAKRMDEQRVTLPSAANAASRPSSN from the exons ATGGATACAAGTGGCTCAGTGGTTAGCACGCGAGCTGAGGAGCAGTCCTTTCATGTCCGCTACAG GATGGAGGTGTCCTGTCTTGAGCTGGCGCTGGAGGGTGAGCGCCTTTGTAAGGTGGGGGACTACAAAGCAGGCGTCTCCTTTTTTGAAGCTGCCATCCAAGTGGGCACAGAGGACCTCCAGGTACTCAGTGCTATCTACAGCCAGCTTGGAAATGCCTATTTCCACCTGCATGACTATGCCAAGGCCTTGGAGTTCCACCGGCATGATCTCACCTTGACGAG GACAATTGGCGACCTGGTTGGAGAGGCCAAAGCCAGTGGAAACCTCGGCAATACATTGAAGGTGCTGGGTCGGTTTGATGAGGCTGTGGTCTGCTGTCAGAGGCACTTGGATATAGCTGCAGACATGAATGACAAG GTGGGGCAAGCGAGAGCACTCTATAACTTTGGAAATGTGTACCATGCCAAAGGCAAAAGTATCTGCTGGAGCGGAGCTGAGCCTGGAGATTTTCCAGAAGACGTCATGATGGCACTGAGGAAGGCAGCAGAGTACTATGA GGCGAACTTGGCGATAGTGAAGGAGCTTGGAGATCGGGCTGCCCAGGGTCGAACTTATGGCAACCTTGGCAACACACATTACCTGCTGGGAAACTTTCACAAAGCCGTGGCTTCTCATGAACAG CGTTTGCTCATAGCTAAGGAGTTTGGAGATCGATCAGCAGAGAGGCGGGCTTACTGCAATCTGGGAAATGCCTATATCTTTCTGGGGGAATTTGAAGTGGCAGCTGAGCATTACAA GAAGACACTGCAGTTGGCGAGGCAATTAAAGGACCGAGCTGTGGAGGCTCAGGCCTGCTACAGTCTCGGCAACACGTACACACTACTCCAGGACTATGAGAGAGCCATAGACTATCACCTCAAGCATCTCATCATAGCTCAAGACCTCAATGACAG GATTGGTGAGGGCCGTGCATGCTGGAGCCTTGGAAATGCTTACACTGCACTGGGAAACCATGACCAAGCCATGCACTTTGCTGAGAAACACCTGGAGATCTGCAAAGAG actggAGACAGGAGCGGGGAGTTGACAGCTCGTATGAATGTATCTGATCTCCAGACGGTTCTGGGTTTGAGCTACAGCACAAATGCCTCCACTGtttcagaaaataaagataTCGATTACAACCTGCACG GAGCCAGGCCCAGAATGAGCAAACGACACAGTATGGAGAACCTGGAGCTGATGAAGCTTACTCCAGACAAAGTGAAT GGTCAAAAGTGGACCAGCGACATCTTGACCAAACAGTCCAAACCTTCCTTGGCTAAGAGCTCCTCCAAGCTCTTCTTTGTCAGCCGCCTGCGTGGGAAGAAGTATAAGTCTGGTGGCTCCAGTAAGGTCCTCCAGGACACCAGCAATACTCTTGATACCAGCCAGACATCTACACAGGGACCACAAAAA CGACTCAGCCCTGACATGCTCGGAGACGACGGTTTCTTTGACTTGCTGAGCCGATTCCAGAGCAACCGCATGGATGACCAACGGTGTTCGATACAGGACAGAGGCAGCAGGTTATCGTTAAACAGTGGCCCAGAGTCGCCTCCCAGAACCATCAGGAAAT CCATGTCAGAATCTGCCAATGTGTCGAGCGCCCAGGGCAGGCGATTAGAGGAGTCGTCAGCAGCTGGGGGGAGCCTGCCAGGTCTCAGGTTCAACCAAAACAGCAACCAGGCCGTGCTCAGCCACCTGATGGCCAACGCTGACAGCACTGAGCCTGATGATGACTTCTTTGACATGCTGGTCAAGTGCCAG GGCTCCCGTTTGGATGACCAGCGGTgtgctcctccccctcctccggtCCGAGGACCCACTGTACCAGATGAGGACTTCTTCAGCCTCATTATGCGCTCGCAGGCCAAACGAATGGACGAGCAACGCGTCACCCTGCCTTCTGCAGCAAACGCTGCATCTAGGCCAAGCTCCAACTGA
- the gpsm2 gene encoding G-protein-signaling modulator 2 isoform X2: MPLKCYMCCCCCCKTRKASRMEVSCLELALEGERLCKVGDYKAGVSFFEAAIQVGTEDLQVLSAIYSQLGNAYFHLHDYAKALEFHRHDLTLTRTIGDLVGEAKASGNLGNTLKVLGRFDEAVVCCQRHLDIAADMNDKVGQARALYNFGNVYHAKGKSICWSGAEPGDFPEDVMMALRKAAEYYEANLAIVKELGDRAAQGRTYGNLGNTHYLLGNFHKAVASHEQRLLIAKEFGDRSAERRAYCNLGNAYIFLGEFEVAAEHYKKTLQLARQLKDRAVEAQACYSLGNTYTLLQDYERAIDYHLKHLIIAQDLNDRIGEGRACWSLGNAYTALGNHDQAMHFAEKHLEICKETGDRSGELTARMNVSDLQTVLGLSYSTNASTVSENKDIDYNLHGARPRMSKRHSMENLELMKLTPDKVNGQKWTSDILTKQSKPSLAKSSSKLFFVSRLRGKKYKSGGSSKVLQDTSNTLDTSQTSTQGPQKRLSPDMLGDDGFFDLLSRFQSNRMDDQRCSIQDRGSRLSLNSGPESPPRTIRKSMSESANVSSAQGRRLEESSAAGGSLPGLRFNQNSNQAVLSHLMANADSTEPDDDFFDMLVKCQGSRLDDQRCAPPPPPVRGPTVPDEDFFSLIMRSQAKRMDEQRVTLPSAANAASRPSSN, translated from the exons ATGCCTCTCAAATGTTACatgtgctgttgttgttgttgtaagaCACGAAAAGCCAGCAG GATGGAGGTGTCCTGTCTTGAGCTGGCGCTGGAGGGTGAGCGCCTTTGTAAGGTGGGGGACTACAAAGCAGGCGTCTCCTTTTTTGAAGCTGCCATCCAAGTGGGCACAGAGGACCTCCAGGTACTCAGTGCTATCTACAGCCAGCTTGGAAATGCCTATTTCCACCTGCATGACTATGCCAAGGCCTTGGAGTTCCACCGGCATGATCTCACCTTGACGAG GACAATTGGCGACCTGGTTGGAGAGGCCAAAGCCAGTGGAAACCTCGGCAATACATTGAAGGTGCTGGGTCGGTTTGATGAGGCTGTGGTCTGCTGTCAGAGGCACTTGGATATAGCTGCAGACATGAATGACAAG GTGGGGCAAGCGAGAGCACTCTATAACTTTGGAAATGTGTACCATGCCAAAGGCAAAAGTATCTGCTGGAGCGGAGCTGAGCCTGGAGATTTTCCAGAAGACGTCATGATGGCACTGAGGAAGGCAGCAGAGTACTATGA GGCGAACTTGGCGATAGTGAAGGAGCTTGGAGATCGGGCTGCCCAGGGTCGAACTTATGGCAACCTTGGCAACACACATTACCTGCTGGGAAACTTTCACAAAGCCGTGGCTTCTCATGAACAG CGTTTGCTCATAGCTAAGGAGTTTGGAGATCGATCAGCAGAGAGGCGGGCTTACTGCAATCTGGGAAATGCCTATATCTTTCTGGGGGAATTTGAAGTGGCAGCTGAGCATTACAA GAAGACACTGCAGTTGGCGAGGCAATTAAAGGACCGAGCTGTGGAGGCTCAGGCCTGCTACAGTCTCGGCAACACGTACACACTACTCCAGGACTATGAGAGAGCCATAGACTATCACCTCAAGCATCTCATCATAGCTCAAGACCTCAATGACAG GATTGGTGAGGGCCGTGCATGCTGGAGCCTTGGAAATGCTTACACTGCACTGGGAAACCATGACCAAGCCATGCACTTTGCTGAGAAACACCTGGAGATCTGCAAAGAG actggAGACAGGAGCGGGGAGTTGACAGCTCGTATGAATGTATCTGATCTCCAGACGGTTCTGGGTTTGAGCTACAGCACAAATGCCTCCACTGtttcagaaaataaagataTCGATTACAACCTGCACG GAGCCAGGCCCAGAATGAGCAAACGACACAGTATGGAGAACCTGGAGCTGATGAAGCTTACTCCAGACAAAGTGAAT GGTCAAAAGTGGACCAGCGACATCTTGACCAAACAGTCCAAACCTTCCTTGGCTAAGAGCTCCTCCAAGCTCTTCTTTGTCAGCCGCCTGCGTGGGAAGAAGTATAAGTCTGGTGGCTCCAGTAAGGTCCTCCAGGACACCAGCAATACTCTTGATACCAGCCAGACATCTACACAGGGACCACAAAAA CGACTCAGCCCTGACATGCTCGGAGACGACGGTTTCTTTGACTTGCTGAGCCGATTCCAGAGCAACCGCATGGATGACCAACGGTGTTCGATACAGGACAGAGGCAGCAGGTTATCGTTAAACAGTGGCCCAGAGTCGCCTCCCAGAACCATCAGGAAAT CCATGTCAGAATCTGCCAATGTGTCGAGCGCCCAGGGCAGGCGATTAGAGGAGTCGTCAGCAGCTGGGGGGAGCCTGCCAGGTCTCAGGTTCAACCAAAACAGCAACCAGGCCGTGCTCAGCCACCTGATGGCCAACGCTGACAGCACTGAGCCTGATGATGACTTCTTTGACATGCTGGTCAAGTGCCAG GGCTCCCGTTTGGATGACCAGCGGTgtgctcctccccctcctccggtCCGAGGACCCACTGTACCAGATGAGGACTTCTTCAGCCTCATTATGCGCTCGCAGGCCAAACGAATGGACGAGCAACGCGTCACCCTGCCTTCTGCAGCAAACGCTGCATCTAGGCCAAGCTCCAACTGA
- the gpsm2 gene encoding G-protein-signaling modulator 2 isoform X3, producing the protein MEVSCLELALEGERLCKVGDYKAGVSFFEAAIQVGTEDLQVLSAIYSQLGNAYFHLHDYAKALEFHRHDLTLTRTIGDLVGEAKASGNLGNTLKVLGRFDEAVVCCQRHLDIAADMNDKVGQARALYNFGNVYHAKGKSICWSGAEPGDFPEDVMMALRKAAEYYEANLAIVKELGDRAAQGRTYGNLGNTHYLLGNFHKAVASHEQRLLIAKEFGDRSAERRAYCNLGNAYIFLGEFEVAAEHYKKTLQLARQLKDRAVEAQACYSLGNTYTLLQDYERAIDYHLKHLIIAQDLNDRIGEGRACWSLGNAYTALGNHDQAMHFAEKHLEICKETGDRSGELTARMNVSDLQTVLGLSYSTNASTVSENKDIDYNLHGARPRMSKRHSMENLELMKLTPDKVNGQKWTSDILTKQSKPSLAKSSSKLFFVSRLRGKKYKSGGSSKVLQDTSNTLDTSQTSTQGPQKRLSPDMLGDDGFFDLLSRFQSNRMDDQRCSIQDRGSRLSLNSGPESPPRTIRKSMSESANVSSAQGRRLEESSAAGGSLPGLRFNQNSNQAVLSHLMANADSTEPDDDFFDMLVKCQGSRLDDQRCAPPPPPVRGPTVPDEDFFSLIMRSQAKRMDEQRVTLPSAANAASRPSSN; encoded by the exons ATGGAGGTGTCCTGTCTTGAGCTGGCGCTGGAGGGTGAGCGCCTTTGTAAGGTGGGGGACTACAAAGCAGGCGTCTCCTTTTTTGAAGCTGCCATCCAAGTGGGCACAGAGGACCTCCAGGTACTCAGTGCTATCTACAGCCAGCTTGGAAATGCCTATTTCCACCTGCATGACTATGCCAAGGCCTTGGAGTTCCACCGGCATGATCTCACCTTGACGAG GACAATTGGCGACCTGGTTGGAGAGGCCAAAGCCAGTGGAAACCTCGGCAATACATTGAAGGTGCTGGGTCGGTTTGATGAGGCTGTGGTCTGCTGTCAGAGGCACTTGGATATAGCTGCAGACATGAATGACAAG GTGGGGCAAGCGAGAGCACTCTATAACTTTGGAAATGTGTACCATGCCAAAGGCAAAAGTATCTGCTGGAGCGGAGCTGAGCCTGGAGATTTTCCAGAAGACGTCATGATGGCACTGAGGAAGGCAGCAGAGTACTATGA GGCGAACTTGGCGATAGTGAAGGAGCTTGGAGATCGGGCTGCCCAGGGTCGAACTTATGGCAACCTTGGCAACACACATTACCTGCTGGGAAACTTTCACAAAGCCGTGGCTTCTCATGAACAG CGTTTGCTCATAGCTAAGGAGTTTGGAGATCGATCAGCAGAGAGGCGGGCTTACTGCAATCTGGGAAATGCCTATATCTTTCTGGGGGAATTTGAAGTGGCAGCTGAGCATTACAA GAAGACACTGCAGTTGGCGAGGCAATTAAAGGACCGAGCTGTGGAGGCTCAGGCCTGCTACAGTCTCGGCAACACGTACACACTACTCCAGGACTATGAGAGAGCCATAGACTATCACCTCAAGCATCTCATCATAGCTCAAGACCTCAATGACAG GATTGGTGAGGGCCGTGCATGCTGGAGCCTTGGAAATGCTTACACTGCACTGGGAAACCATGACCAAGCCATGCACTTTGCTGAGAAACACCTGGAGATCTGCAAAGAG actggAGACAGGAGCGGGGAGTTGACAGCTCGTATGAATGTATCTGATCTCCAGACGGTTCTGGGTTTGAGCTACAGCACAAATGCCTCCACTGtttcagaaaataaagataTCGATTACAACCTGCACG GAGCCAGGCCCAGAATGAGCAAACGACACAGTATGGAGAACCTGGAGCTGATGAAGCTTACTCCAGACAAAGTGAAT GGTCAAAAGTGGACCAGCGACATCTTGACCAAACAGTCCAAACCTTCCTTGGCTAAGAGCTCCTCCAAGCTCTTCTTTGTCAGCCGCCTGCGTGGGAAGAAGTATAAGTCTGGTGGCTCCAGTAAGGTCCTCCAGGACACCAGCAATACTCTTGATACCAGCCAGACATCTACACAGGGACCACAAAAA CGACTCAGCCCTGACATGCTCGGAGACGACGGTTTCTTTGACTTGCTGAGCCGATTCCAGAGCAACCGCATGGATGACCAACGGTGTTCGATACAGGACAGAGGCAGCAGGTTATCGTTAAACAGTGGCCCAGAGTCGCCTCCCAGAACCATCAGGAAAT CCATGTCAGAATCTGCCAATGTGTCGAGCGCCCAGGGCAGGCGATTAGAGGAGTCGTCAGCAGCTGGGGGGAGCCTGCCAGGTCTCAGGTTCAACCAAAACAGCAACCAGGCCGTGCTCAGCCACCTGATGGCCAACGCTGACAGCACTGAGCCTGATGATGACTTCTTTGACATGCTGGTCAAGTGCCAG GGCTCCCGTTTGGATGACCAGCGGTgtgctcctccccctcctccggtCCGAGGACCCACTGTACCAGATGAGGACTTCTTCAGCCTCATTATGCGCTCGCAGGCCAAACGAATGGACGAGCAACGCGTCACCCTGCCTTCTGCAGCAAACGCTGCATCTAGGCCAAGCTCCAACTGA